One window of Papaver somniferum cultivar HN1 chromosome 9, ASM357369v1, whole genome shotgun sequence genomic DNA carries:
- the LOC113312820 gene encoding uncharacterized protein LOC113312820: MIANELKDHFSKISRTTNPPRDNSFLDILEPCITTTEDDFLIHPPTDEEIKVIAWQMQPWTSPGPNGYPPGFYQQMWDTVGVDTTNMVKRFFHSGYLLKQMNHNFVSLIPKNNAPKTPADFRPISLSNVSYKIISKLLASRLKTVMDKLISPYQDVFLSSRQITYNIVIAHELVDTTRKNRTKSGLMVIKLDMSKAFDRIEWNFLIDILKKIGFHEYWCKLIEQCVSTVSTYILLNGAPGDVYYHTRGLRQGDPLSPYLFIICMDVASVQGAKNLELMLEKFRLADKYLGVTLMLQRDKMATFKHLEDSCESRLETWQGKYLNQPGRTRKFFWNKKGSGRGYHPRSWDTVNKSIELGGLNIRKTEHLNIVLLAKLAWRMLNEPDALWVQILKHKYFLNTNPIHAECNESMSWIWKGICRGLELVRKYYCWEVWDGNAIDIWKDKWLPNRNSLLDASFASSKMKTVNQLIVQETGKWNVDTLNSLFDTTTVRNICNVRIPLSGKDVLRWSPTYNGQFSVKSAYRCIMHELYSGETSSFPWKSLWKLDIAQKIKHLLWKCMNDCVTVRRKLARHVNSISKIVNANLQEWIESWFQSRNDSEVEQEKFLKFASFAIWHIWKLRCSVVFDNASVQISQLVAIMTKELNEWNLNSMKSRSGRIGPRQNRTMIPWQLPENEFHKINFDASFLKVNKHMGIGLMLFSDAGHCGGAQSISGIAQEEEHAEALAALEAIKRAKASVVDKLHLEGDCINVVNAINGRVGTV; encoded by the exons ATGATAGCTAATGAATTAAAAGACCATTTTAGTAAGATTAGTAGAACTACAAATCCTCCTAGGGACAATAGTTTCCTTGATATCTTAGAGCCATGCATTACCACAACTGAGGATGATTTTTTGATTCACCCTCCTACTGATGAAGAGATAAAAGTCATAGCTTGGCAAATGCAACCCTGGACTAGTCCAGGGCCAAATGGCTACCCACCTGGTTTCTACCAGCAAATGTGGGATACAGTTGGTGTTGATACTACAAATATGGTTAAGAGATTTTTCCACTCTGGTTATCTTCTAAAACAGATGAATCACAATTTTGTGTCTTTGATTCCTAAAAACAATGCTCCTAAAACACCTGCAGATTTTAGGCCTATAAGTTTAAGTAATGTGAGTTATAAAATAATCTCTAAACTCTTAGCTAGTAGACTTAAAACTGTAATGGATAAGCTCATTAGTCCTTATCAAgatgtttttctttcttctagGCAAATAACATACAACATTGTTATAGCTCATGAACTGGTAGATACAACGAGGAAAAACAGAACTAAATCTGGGTTAATGGTCATTAAACTGgacatgtctaaggcctttgataggATAGAATGGAATTTCTTAATTGATATTTTAAAAAAGATAGGTTTCCATGAATATTGGTGTAAACTTATCGAGCAATGTGTTTCTACTGTCTCAACTTATATTTTACTGAATGGTGCACCTGGAGATGTTTACTATCATACAAGGGGTCTTAGGCAGGGAGACCCCTTGTCCCCCTACCTTTTCATTATCTGTATGGATGT GGCCTCAGTCCAAGGAGCTAAGAATTTAGAGTTGATGCTTGAGAAGTTCA gaTTAGCTGATAAGTATTTAGGTGTGACTTTGATGCTTCAGAGAGATAAAATGGCAACTTTTAAGCATCTTGAGGATTCTTGTGAAAGTAGACTAGAAACTTGGCAAGGTAAATACCTTAATCAACCAGGTAGAACT AGAAAATTCTTTTGGAATAAAAAGGGTTCTGGCAGGGGGTACCATCCTAGGAGCTGGGACACTGTGAATAAATCTATAGAACTAGGCGGTTTAAACATAAGGAAAACTGAACATCTCAACATTGTTCTCTTGGCTAAGTTAGCTTGGAGGATGTTGAATGAGCCTGATGCTTTGTGGGTGCAAATTCTTAAACATAAGTATTTTCTAAATACTAATCCTATTCATGCAGAGTGCAATGAGTCAATGTCTTGGATCTGGAAAGGCATTTGTAGGGGTTTAGAACTGGTTAGAAAGTACTATTGTTGGGAAGTTTGGGATGGTAATGCTATTGATATTTGGAAAGACAAATGGTTACCAAATAGGAATTCTCTTCTTGATGCTTCTTTTGCTTCCAGTAAGATGAAAACTGTTAACCAACTGATTGTGCAGGAAACAGGTAAGTGGAATGTTGATACTTTAAATTCTCTTTTTGACACAACTACTGTTAGGAACATATGTAATGTCAGAATCCCTCTCTCTGGTAAGGATGTCTTAAGATGGTCTCCAACCTATAATGGACAATTTAGTGTTAAATCTGCTTATAGATGTATTATGCATGAACTCTATAGTGGTGAAACTAGTAGTTTTCCCTGGAAGTCATTATGGAAATTAGACATTGCACAAAAGATTAAACATCTTCTttggaaatgtatgaatgattgtgtTACTGTGAGGAGAAAACTTGCTAGGCATGTGAACTCAATAA GCAAAATTGTTAATGCTAATCTGCAGGAGTGGATAGAAAGTTGGTTTCAAAGTAGAAATGATTCTGAAGTTGAACAAGAGAAGTTTTTAAAGTTTGCTAGTTTTGCCATTTGGCACATATGGAAGCTTAGGTGTTCAGTTGTATTTGATAATGCATCCGTTCAAATTTCTCAACTTGTAGCAATTATGACTAAGGAGCTAAATGAATGGAACTTAAATTCTATGAAGTCTAGGAGTGGAAGGATTGGCCCTAGACAGAATAGAACTATGATTCCCTGGCAATTGCCAGAAAATGAGTTTcacaaaataaattttgatgcttcgtttttgaaagttaacaaacaCATGGGTATAGGATTAATGTTGTTCTCTGATGCAGGGCATTGTGGAGGTGCGCAGTCAATCTCGGGGATAGCTCAAGAAGAGGAACATGCGGAAGCTCTAGCAGCACTGGAAGCCATAAAGCGGGCAAAAGCTTCAGTTGTTGACAAGTTACACCTAGAAGGAGATTGCATCAACGTAGTTAATGCCATAAATGGCAGAGTAGGAACTGTCTGA